In Roseovarius indicus, one genomic interval encodes:
- a CDS encoding TetR/AcrR family transcriptional regulator, translated as MAQNTAIKVNETSRSAVGRDGVLDIAARLFREQGYGSVSLRKIAEAAGIKAGSIYYHFGSKDEIVAAVLDAGIRVVHASMRDAITDLRADTDGETVLRAAIRAHLRALLDVSDYTSANVRIFGQVPQSVRDANLPTRRAYEAEWDSLLSQLKKDGTLKQDVDIRRLRLMLIGTLNATLDWFDPDRGSADALSRTYADVFLNGILQRQDT; from the coding sequence ATGGCACAAAACACGGCAATCAAAGTCAACGAGACATCGCGCAGCGCGGTTGGACGGGACGGGGTGCTGGACATTGCCGCGCGGCTTTTCCGCGAACAAGGCTACGGGTCCGTTTCGCTCCGAAAAATTGCCGAGGCCGCCGGGATCAAGGCGGGTAGCATATACTATCATTTCGGTTCCAAGGACGAGATCGTCGCGGCCGTTCTTGATGCAGGGATTCGAGTCGTTCACGCGAGCATGAGAGACGCCATCACCGACCTGCGGGCCGATACCGACGGCGAAACGGTACTGCGCGCCGCGATCCGGGCGCATCTGCGCGCGCTTCTTGATGTGAGCGATTATACATCGGCGAATGTGCGTATTTTCGGGCAGGTGCCGCAATCCGTCCGGGATGCCAACTTGCCTACGCGAAGGGCCTATGAGGCAGAGTGGGACAGTCTTCTGTCCCAGCTTAAGAAAGACGGCACGCTGAAGCAAGACGTCGATATCCGTCGCCTGCGCCTGATGCTGATCGGTACATTGAACGCCACGCTCGATTGGTTCGACCCGGACCGCGGTAGCGCCGATGCGTTGTCACGCACCTATGCCGATGTGTTCCTCAACGGGATACTCCAAAGACAGGATACCTGA
- a CDS encoding acyl-CoA carboxylase subunit beta: MRRIESQIDTNAADYKANFAAMSERLKEFHARQHTARFERPQRDIDRLARQNKLGVRERLELLLDPGTPFLEFSTLAACREYDGVVPGAGVVTGIGIVQGREVAIHANDASVKGGAWYPHTVKKIVRLLDVALENRLPVIHICDSAGGFLPLQHGVFPDRYLGGRVFRNQVKLSQANIPQIAVVGGHCTAGGAYVPTLSDYNIIIEGTGAIFLGGPPLVKAATGEEVGVQELGGAVMHTSVSGTGDYRAATEQHAFSLAREIVGQWKRTPKTIIETAAYEEPYYDPKELYGIVPKDRKTQFDMREVLARIVDGSRFHEYQPDYGTTMVCGFAHIWGYKVGILANNGVLFNDSSLKAAHFMQLCNQNRTPLVFFQNITGYMVGREYEERGIAKDGAKMLMAQGGSVVPKFTVIANASYGAGNYGMCGRAWDARTLFMWPQAEIGVMGADQAANTMADVKIRQLQREGKELTEEEIAAIREPVLEKYKRDVEAYTSTSELWDDGILDPADTRNALGMSISASLNAPIDDPHYGIFRL, translated from the coding sequence ATGCGCAGAATTGAAAGTCAGATCGACACCAATGCCGCCGACTACAAGGCAAATTTCGCCGCCATGTCTGAACGGCTGAAGGAATTCCACGCTCGCCAGCACACGGCGCGTTTCGAACGTCCGCAACGCGATATCGACCGCCTTGCCCGCCAGAACAAGCTGGGCGTGCGCGAGCGGCTGGAACTGCTGCTGGACCCCGGCACTCCGTTTTTGGAATTTTCAACCTTGGCGGCCTGTCGTGAATACGACGGGGTGGTGCCCGGCGCAGGCGTGGTTACGGGGATCGGCATCGTGCAAGGCCGCGAGGTCGCCATCCACGCTAACGATGCCAGCGTCAAGGGCGGTGCCTGGTATCCGCATACCGTGAAAAAGATCGTGCGCCTACTGGATGTCGCGCTGGAAAACCGTCTGCCGGTCATCCATATCTGCGACAGCGCGGGCGGTTTCCTGCCGCTGCAGCACGGGGTGTTTCCCGACCGGTATCTGGGCGGGCGGGTGTTCCGCAACCAGGTCAAGCTGAGCCAGGCCAATATCCCGCAGATTGCCGTGGTCGGCGGTCACTGCACGGCTGGCGGCGCCTATGTGCCGACGCTGAGCGACTACAACATCATCATCGAAGGCACAGGGGCGATTTTCCTTGGCGGTCCCCCGCTGGTCAAGGCGGCTACCGGCGAAGAGGTCGGCGTTCAGGAGCTTGGCGGCGCGGTCATGCACACCTCGGTATCGGGCACCGGCGACTATCGCGCCGCGACCGAACAACACGCCTTTTCATTGGCCCGCGAGATTGTCGGCCAGTGGAAGCGCACGCCGAAAACGATCATCGAAACCGCGGCCTATGAAGAGCCTTACTATGACCCCAAAGAACTCTACGGGATCGTTCCAAAAGACCGGAAAACCCAGTTCGACATGCGCGAGGTTCTGGCCCGGATCGTGGACGGTTCACGCTTTCACGAGTATCAGCCCGACTATGGCACCACGATGGTGTGCGGCTTTGCCCATATCTGGGGTTACAAGGTCGGCATTCTTGCCAACAACGGGGTGCTGTTCAACGACAGCTCGCTCAAGGCCGCGCATTTCATGCAGCTTTGCAACCAGAACCGGACGCCTCTGGTCTTCTTCCAGAACATCACCGGCTACATGGTCGGCCGCGAATACGAAGAACGCGGCATCGCCAAGGACGGCGCCAAGATGCTGATGGCGCAGGGCGGCTCGGTCGTGCCGAAGTTCACCGTGATCGCCAATGCGTCTTACGGGGCCGGCAATTACGGCATGTGTGGGCGGGCCTGGGATGCGCGCACGCTGTTCATGTGGCCCCAGGCCGAAATCGGCGTGATGGGCGCGGATCAGGCCGCCAACACCATGGCGGACGTCAAGATTCGGCAGCTTCAGCGCGAAGGCAAAGAGTTGACCGAAGAAGAAATCGCCGCGATCCGAGAGCCGGTGCTGGAAAAATACAAGCGCGATGTCGAAGCCTATACCTCGACCTCGGAATTGTGGGACGATGGTATACTCGACCCGGCGGACACACGCAACGCGCTCGGCATGTCGATTTCTGCCTCGCTCAACGCACCGATCGACGATCCGCACTACGGGATCTTCCGTCTGTAA
- a CDS encoding acetyl-CoA carboxylase biotin carboxyl carrier protein subunit, whose amino-acid sequence MEKLMQRIFQIDGEETDCWLGHDGSRFVLNTPTGAVACQLDPTGLPGGYKLRAKGVVRELRLAVGPEATFLHMDGRTYEVGRVDPAERLAGSDGGASDDRLVAPMPGVVVSVAVKPGDAVEEGQPLLVIESMKLETTLTAPRDGVVAEMPFAEGDSFGLKDILAQLAPEEE is encoded by the coding sequence GTGGAGAAACTGATGCAACGGATTTTTCAGATCGACGGAGAAGAGACTGATTGCTGGCTGGGTCATGATGGCAGCCGGTTCGTGCTCAATACCCCCACTGGCGCTGTTGCCTGCCAATTGGACCCGACGGGTCTGCCGGGCGGTTACAAGCTGCGGGCCAAGGGTGTTGTGCGCGAATTGCGACTGGCCGTGGGGCCGGAAGCAACTTTTTTGCACATGGACGGGCGAACCTACGAAGTCGGGCGGGTTGATCCCGCCGAACGCCTGGCCGGAAGCGACGGTGGCGCGAGCGACGACCGATTGGTGGCGCCCATGCCGGGTGTCGTGGTGTCAGTTGCGGTTAAACCCGGCGATGCGGTTGAAGAAGGCCAGCCGCTTCTGGTGATCGAAAGCATGAAGTTGGAAACCACACTGACGGCGCCGCGCGACGGGGTCGTTGCCGAAATGCCATTCGCCGAAGGCGACAGTTTTGGTCTGAAAGACATCCTGGCCCAATTGGCTCCGGAGGAGGAGTGA
- a CDS encoding acetyl-CoA carboxylase biotin carboxylase subunit, which produces MTISKLLVANRGEIAARVLRTAKARGLATAVLRHVAEQEGPAHLIADEVVMIDGPTPVAAYLDIPQIVEAAKGIGADAVHPGYGFLSENAGFVAALEKAGVTFVGPTSEVIDLMGDKVRARAFVEERGFPVAPSAIEDDDPASFVERARAVGYPLLIKPSAGGGGKGMRVVREDSTLETEIETARREGERYFGDGRLFVERYIERPRHIEVQVMGDGQGNVVHFWERECSIQRRFQKIIEETPSPALTPEQRGEICETAAGIARAVNYRGAGTVEFIYAQDGAFYFLEMNTRLQVEHPVTEMVTGFDLVAEQLRIAAGKGLSAAQVDIPQTGHSIELRICAEDATADFRPAIGDILLLDEPMGEGIRVDSGILDGGKVTTDFDPMLSKLIVHGPDRAQAIALARQAVQDYVILGVTTNTGYLDAILAHPDFASGDVSTGFLAEQSETLTAPGEDVSDLLIAAAALSDERLVSDVMQIPEMYRKMGGWRN; this is translated from the coding sequence ATGACCATTTCGAAACTCCTGGTCGCCAATCGGGGTGAGATCGCGGCGCGCGTGTTGCGCACCGCCAAGGCCCGCGGGCTTGCGACGGCCGTGTTGCGTCATGTCGCCGAGCAAGAGGGGCCGGCGCATCTGATCGCAGATGAGGTCGTGATGATCGACGGCCCGACGCCCGTGGCCGCCTATCTCGATATTCCTCAGATCGTCGAAGCCGCCAAAGGGATCGGCGCGGACGCGGTTCATCCCGGCTATGGCTTTCTGTCAGAGAATGCCGGTTTTGTCGCGGCGCTGGAAAAAGCCGGAGTGACCTTTGTCGGCCCGACGTCCGAGGTCATCGACCTGATGGGGGACAAGGTCCGCGCCCGTGCCTTTGTCGAGGAACGCGGGTTTCCCGTCGCCCCCTCGGCGATCGAGGATGATGATCCGGCGAGCTTTGTCGAACGCGCCCGCGCCGTTGGCTATCCGCTGCTCATCAAGCCCTCGGCCGGGGGTGGCGGCAAGGGCATGCGCGTCGTACGCGAAGACAGCACGCTGGAGACCGAAATCGAAACCGCGCGCCGCGAAGGCGAACGGTATTTCGGTGACGGCCGCCTGTTTGTCGAACGCTATATCGAACGCCCGCGCCATATCGAGGTGCAGGTGATGGGCGACGGGCAAGGCAACGTGGTCCATTTCTGGGAACGCGAATGTTCGATCCAGCGCCGGTTCCAGAAGATTATCGAGGAAACGCCCTCTCCGGCGCTGACCCCCGAGCAACGGGGTGAGATCTGCGAAACCGCTGCCGGAATTGCCCGCGCCGTCAACTATCGCGGGGCAGGGACCGTTGAATTCATCTATGCGCAGGACGGGGCCTTTTATTTCCTGGAAATGAACACCCGCCTTCAGGTCGAACATCCGGTGACCGAGATGGTGACCGGCTTCGATCTGGTTGCCGAGCAGCTGCGCATCGCGGCAGGCAAGGGCTTGAGCGCCGCGCAGGTGGATATTCCCCAAACCGGACACTCGATCGAACTGCGCATCTGCGCCGAGGATGCGACCGCCGATTTCCGCCCCGCGATCGGGGATATCCTGCTGCTGGACGAACCCATGGGCGAGGGGATCCGCGTGGACAGCGGCATTCTGGACGGCGGCAAGGTGACAACCGACTTCGACCCGATGTTGTCCAAGCTGATCGTGCATGGCCCGGATCGCGCGCAGGCCATCGCCCTCGCGCGGCAAGCGGTGCAAGACTATGTAATTCTCGGGGTGACGACCAACACCGGTTACCTGGATGCAATACTTGCACATCCGGATTTCGCCTCTGGTGACGTATCAACTGGCTTCCTGGCTGAACAATCCGAAACGCTGACCGCGCCGGGCGAAGATGTCTCTGACTTGCTGATAGCGGCGGCGGCCCTATCGGACGAGCGCCTGGTGAGTGACGTAATGCAGATACCGGAAATGTACCGCAAGATGGGCGGGTGGAGAAACTGA
- a CDS encoding enoyl-CoA hydratase-related protein, translating to MTENVVQSQARGKEVRITIRRPDNRNALNREVADGIMAAICAAERDSDCRVIVLTGEGERAFCAGGDIKAGADGGPFVQDPADPDHFAGRLFETIQACRKPTIARINGVAMGAGAGIICACDLAVMADHARIGTPEVKVGLFPMTIVPPMMRVLPRRRLMEMFITGVPLTAEEALQFNLVNYVTDAAGLDDKVAELVVQIAAQSPSAIRLGKYACHAMEDMTYPQQMRFAETLLPRVAQTEDAREGFDAFIEKRKPEWTGR from the coding sequence ATGACTGAGAACGTTGTTCAATCGCAGGCGCGCGGCAAAGAAGTGCGTATCACGATTCGACGTCCTGACAATCGAAATGCCCTCAACCGTGAGGTCGCAGACGGGATCATGGCCGCCATATGTGCTGCCGAGAGGGACAGCGATTGCCGCGTGATCGTTCTGACCGGCGAGGGCGAGCGCGCCTTCTGTGCCGGGGGCGACATCAAGGCGGGGGCGGATGGCGGCCCGTTTGTTCAGGATCCGGCGGACCCGGATCATTTTGCCGGAAGGTTGTTCGAGACGATACAGGCGTGCCGAAAGCCAACGATCGCGCGCATCAATGGCGTCGCGATGGGGGCGGGAGCGGGCATCATCTGTGCCTGCGATCTGGCTGTGATGGCGGATCATGCCCGCATCGGAACGCCGGAAGTGAAGGTGGGTCTGTTTCCCATGACGATCGTGCCACCCATGATGCGCGTGCTGCCCCGGCGGAGGCTGATGGAGATGTTCATCACCGGCGTTCCTCTGACGGCCGAGGAAGCCCTGCAGTTCAATCTGGTTAACTATGTGACCGATGCCGCGGGGTTGGACGACAAGGTTGCAGAACTGGTTGTCCAGATTGCTGCGCAGTCGCCGAGCGCGATCCGGCTGGGAAAATACGCCTGTCACGCGATGGAGGATATGACCTATCCGCAGCAGATGCGGTTTGCAGAAACACTGTTACCGCGTGTGGCGCAGACCGAAGACGCGCGCGAAGGCTTCGATGCCTTTATTGAGAAGCGCAAACCCGAATGGACGGGCCGCTGA
- a CDS encoding lipid-transfer protein, with protein sequence MTDKAYVAGVGMVPFQKPGKSESYDVMATAATRSALADAGLDYDKVQQAYVGYVYGDSTCGQRALYHVGMTGIPVVNVNNNCSTGSSALFLARQAVESHAVDCALALGFEQMQPGAIGAMFHDRISPFAAFDKETDELVGSAEIPLALRYFGGAGKAHMDEFGTPLETFAKIRAKASRHAAKNPVALFRQEVTAEDVMAAQVVWPGVMTKLMACPPTCGAAAAIICSKEFADKHGLDSSVRIAAQAMTTDGPETFEAHDMREVVGFSMAKNAADQVYETAGIGPEDVDVVELHDCFAHNELITYEALGLCGRGEAAKFVDDGDNTYGGKYVTNPSGGLLSKGHPLGATGLAQCTELVQQLRGQADARQVDGARLALQHNLGLGGACVTTLYEKA encoded by the coding sequence ATGACAGACAAAGCCTATGTTGCCGGCGTCGGGATGGTCCCGTTCCAGAAGCCGGGAAAATCCGAAAGCTATGATGTGATGGCGACTGCGGCCACCCGTTCTGCTTTGGCGGACGCGGGGTTGGATTATGATAAAGTCCAACAGGCCTATGTGGGCTATGTCTATGGCGACAGCACCTGCGGTCAGCGCGCCCTGTACCATGTTGGAATGACAGGCATCCCGGTTGTGAATGTGAACAACAACTGCTCGACCGGATCGTCCGCCCTGTTCCTGGCCCGTCAGGCCGTGGAAAGCCATGCGGTGGACTGCGCTCTGGCGCTTGGGTTCGAACAGATGCAGCCCGGGGCGATCGGCGCGATGTTCCATGACCGGATCAGCCCGTTCGCGGCTTTCGACAAGGAAACCGACGAACTGGTTGGCAGCGCCGAGATCCCGCTGGCGCTGCGTTACTTCGGCGGTGCGGGCAAGGCGCATATGGATGAGTTCGGCACACCCCTGGAAACCTTCGCCAAAATCCGCGCCAAGGCCAGCCGACATGCTGCGAAGAATCCGGTTGCCCTGTTCCGGCAGGAGGTGACGGCGGAAGATGTCATGGCCGCCCAGGTCGTCTGGCCCGGCGTGATGACCAAGCTCATGGCCTGTCCGCCAACCTGTGGCGCGGCCGCCGCGATCATTTGTTCGAAGGAATTCGCCGACAAACACGGACTGGACAGTTCGGTTCGGATCGCGGCGCAGGCCATGACGACGGACGGACCGGAAACCTTCGAAGCCCATGACATGCGCGAAGTGGTCGGCTTTTCGATGGCAAAGAATGCCGCCGACCAGGTCTATGAGACCGCGGGCATCGGGCCCGAAGACGTGGATGTGGTCGAACTGCACGACTGTTTCGCCCACAACGAACTTATCACTTACGAGGCGCTTGGTCTTTGCGGGCGTGGCGAGGCGGCGAAGTTTGTCGATGATGGCGACAACACCTATGGCGGAAAATACGTGACCAACCCGTCGGGCGGTCTTTTGTCCAAAGGCCATCCGCTTGGGGCGACCGGCCTAGCGCAATGTACCGAGCTCGTTCAGCAGCTTCGCGGCCAGGCAGATGCGCGCCAGGTTGATGGCGCACGTCTGGCGCTTCAGCACAATCTGGGCCTCGGCGGGGCCTGCGTCACCACGCTTTATGAAAAAGCCTGA
- a CDS encoding acyltransferase, with protein sequence MAYCYEFKGFIPVVPEDTYVQPQAVLIGNVILGHGCYIGPGASLRGDFGRIVIGDGANVQDNCIIHSFPGRDAVVESDGHIGHGAILHGCTVGRNALVGMNSVIMDGVELGAESIVGAQAFVRGETVIPPRSMVVGSPAKVIREVSEKEIAWKTRGTAEYQQLARDCLAGLTPVEPLKAVEADRPGMAASDVVSIQEARRTSS encoded by the coding sequence ATGGCATACTGTTATGAGTTCAAGGGTTTTATACCCGTCGTGCCCGAGGATACATATGTCCAACCCCAGGCCGTTCTGATCGGAAATGTCATCTTGGGTCATGGATGCTACATCGGCCCCGGAGCAAGCTTGCGGGGCGATTTCGGCAGGATCGTGATCGGCGATGGAGCCAATGTTCAGGACAATTGCATCATCCATTCCTTTCCCGGCCGCGACGCCGTGGTGGAAAGCGACGGCCACATCGGCCATGGCGCGATCCTGCACGGTTGCACAGTGGGCCGGAACGCTCTGGTCGGAATGAATTCCGTCATTATGGATGGTGTAGAGCTTGGGGCGGAATCGATTGTCGGCGCGCAGGCGTTTGTGCGTGGCGAAACCGTGATTCCGCCGCGTTCGATGGTGGTGGGATCGCCGGCAAAGGTGATCCGCGAGGTCAGCGAGAAAGAAATCGCGTGGAAAACGCGCGGCACCGCGGAATACCAGCAACTTGCGCGCGACTGTCTGGCCGGATTGACGCCGGTCGAGCCGCTGAAGGCGGTCGAGGCAGACCGGCCCGGCATGGCGGCCTCTGACGTCGTCTCCATTCAGGAGGCGCGGCGGACATCGTCCTGA
- a CDS encoding SDR family NAD(P)-dependent oxidoreductase, protein MTGKLNGRVALVSGSGRGIGREIALKLASEEARLVINDLDAGPANETAEAVRAMGAEAVVCAGSVTEDGFAERFIKTGVDSFGGLDIIVNNAGYTWDSVVQKMSDEQWQAIIDVHLTAPFKILRAAQPVISAKAKEEAAAGQEVFRKVVNISSIAGTGGNAGQINYSAAKAGILGVTRTMAKEWGRYKVNVNAVAFGPIRTRLTEGSADGDSTIKVEEKEIKVGVNPDLLSQMERMIPLGRVGTPEEAAGAVYLFCSPEANFISGQHVICGGGFVI, encoded by the coding sequence ATGACTGGAAAACTCAACGGTCGCGTGGCGCTGGTCTCGGGCTCGGGCCGGGGCATTGGCCGCGAAATCGCTCTCAAACTGGCCTCGGAAGAGGCTCGGCTGGTGATTAACGATCTGGACGCAGGTCCGGCCAATGAAACCGCCGAGGCGGTGCGCGCAATGGGAGCTGAGGCCGTGGTCTGTGCCGGCAGCGTTACCGAAGATGGTTTTGCCGAACGGTTCATCAAGACCGGCGTGGACAGCTTTGGCGGGTTAGACATCATCGTGAACAACGCCGGCTACACTTGGGATAGCGTCGTTCAGAAGATGTCCGACGAACAGTGGCAGGCGATCATCGACGTCCACCTGACGGCACCTTTCAAGATCCTGCGCGCTGCCCAGCCGGTGATCAGCGCCAAGGCCAAGGAAGAGGCCGCCGCCGGGCAAGAGGTGTTCCGCAAGGTAGTCAACATCTCGTCCATCGCAGGGACCGGCGGCAATGCTGGCCAGATCAACTATTCCGCCGCTAAGGCCGGCATCCTAGGGGTCACCCGGACGATGGCCAAGGAATGGGGCCGCTATAAGGTCAACGTCAACGCCGTCGCCTTCGGCCCGATTCGAACCCGCCTGACCGAAGGCAGCGCGGATGGCGACAGCACGATCAAGGTCGAAGAAAAAGAGATCAAGGTCGGCGTGAATCCCGATCTCCTGTCCCAGATGGAGCGCATGATCCCGTTGGGCCGGGTCGGCACTCCGGAAGAAGCTGCCGGTGCCGTCTATCTGTTCTGCTCACCCGAAGCTAACTTCATTTCAGGCCAGCACGTCATCTGCGGTGGCGGTTTCGTGATCTAA
- a CDS encoding acyclic terpene utilization AtuA family protein: protein MSERKLRIGCASGFWGDTPEAIGQLVSKGEIDYLVFDYLAEVTMSLMARARAKAPESGYAPDFVKALAPWLPDIKSKGIKVVANAGGVNPRGCSDALAKAAAQAGIDLSIGVVLGDDLLPRADEIRKNGQTEMFSGNEFPDDIWSMNAYLGARPIAAALDAGADIVITGRCADSAVALGPLMHEYGWGDDDWDKLSQGSLAGHLIECGPQGTGGNFTDWQDVPGWDNMGMPIVEVSEDGSFIITKTPDTGGLVVPGSVGEQMLYEIGDPRAYLLPDVICDWSGVTLEQVGPDRVLVKGGRGLGRTDSYKVSATHADGWRAVSTLTLAAIDAPAKAERVAEAILTRCRRIFRDRNIGDFRQVSVEVLGAEAAYGANARARTREVVLKIGAVHDDRAALNIFAGEIAPMAISTAQGLTGFFAGRPKVQPVVRLFSFLQSKAETPVAVEVDGKDVPVRVAATPVHLDPPAAPPADSREPGPDVVKVRLVDLAWGRSGDKGDIANIGILARKPDYLPYIRSALSEEVVKDYFAHVCDGRVERFDLPGSHSLNFLLHESLGGGGIASVRIDPQGKGFAQMLLDIEIPVPADLAARDGLNAANPN from the coding sequence ATGTCGGAACGAAAGCTGCGCATCGGATGCGCGTCGGGCTTCTGGGGCGATACGCCGGAAGCGATCGGTCAACTGGTCTCAAAGGGCGAGATCGACTATCTGGTGTTTGACTATCTGGCAGAGGTGACAATGTCGCTGATGGCGCGGGCCCGCGCCAAAGCGCCCGAGTCGGGCTATGCGCCGGACTTCGTCAAGGCGCTGGCACCCTGGTTGCCGGATATCAAGTCAAAAGGGATCAAGGTCGTTGCCAATGCCGGGGGCGTGAACCCGCGTGGCTGCAGCGATGCGCTTGCCAAAGCCGCCGCCCAGGCCGGGATCGATCTGTCCATCGGAGTCGTGCTGGGCGATGACCTGTTGCCTAGGGCCGATGAAATTCGCAAAAATGGTCAGACGGAAATGTTCTCGGGTAACGAATTTCCAGACGACATTTGGAGCATGAATGCCTATCTGGGTGCCCGCCCCATCGCTGCCGCGCTGGATGCCGGGGCCGACATCGTGATCACCGGACGCTGCGCGGACAGCGCGGTCGCGCTTGGTCCCCTGATGCATGAATACGGCTGGGGCGACGATGACTGGGACAAGCTCAGCCAGGGATCGCTGGCCGGCCACCTGATCGAATGCGGCCCCCAGGGAACGGGCGGCAACTTCACCGACTGGCAGGACGTGCCGGGTTGGGACAATATGGGCATGCCCATCGTCGAGGTGTCCGAAGACGGCAGTTTCATCATAACCAAGACGCCTGACACCGGCGGGCTGGTCGTGCCCGGGTCAGTCGGAGAGCAGATGCTCTATGAAATCGGGGACCCGCGCGCCTACCTGTTGCCCGACGTGATCTGCGACTGGTCCGGGGTCACCCTAGAACAGGTCGGACCCGACCGGGTGCTGGTCAAGGGCGGCAGGGGGCTTGGGCGCACCGACAGCTACAAGGTGTCGGCGACCCATGCCGATGGCTGGCGCGCGGTCTCTACCCTGACACTGGCCGCGATTGACGCACCCGCCAAGGCCGAACGTGTGGCCGAGGCGATCCTGACCCGCTGTCGCCGGATTTTCCGCGACCGCAACATTGGAGATTTCCGGCAGGTCAGCGTCGAGGTGCTGGGGGCCGAGGCGGCCTATGGCGCAAATGCGCGCGCCCGGACCCGCGAGGTGGTGCTCAAGATCGGCGCGGTCCATGACGATCGCGCCGCGCTGAACATCTTTGCCGGCGAAATCGCACCGATGGCGATTTCGACCGCGCAGGGTCTGACCGGGTTCTTCGCCGGACGGCCAAAGGTGCAGCCGGTGGTCCGTCTATTTTCCTTCCTTCAGAGCAAGGCCGAGACCCCCGTCGCGGTCGAAGTCGACGGCAAGGATGTGCCCGTGCGCGTGGCCGCCACGCCAGTCCACCTTGATCCGCCTGCCGCACCGCCCGCAGATAGCCGCGAGCCCGGTCCGGACGTTGTCAAGGTCCGCCTCGTCGATCTGGCCTGGGGCCGCTCGGGCGACAAGGGGGACATCGCCAATATCGGCATCCTCGCGCGCAAGCCGGACTACCTGCCATACATCCGCTCGGCTCTCAGCGAAGAGGTGGTGAAGGACTATTTCGCCCATGTCTGCGACGGCAGGGTAGAACGGTTCGACTTGCCTGGAAGCCATTCGCTGAATTTCCTGTTGCATGAATCGCTTGGCGGTGGCGGCATCGCCTCGGTCCGCATAGACCCGCAGGGCAAAGGGTTCGCGCAGATGCTGCTTGATATCGAAATTCCCGTGCCAGCCGATCTGGCCGCACGTGACGGACTGAATGCCGCGAACCCGAACTAA